From the genome of Psychrobacter sp. M13:
TGATATTAATATCTTTACCCGCTACAATAGACGAAGCTTTGTGCTCATAGCCTGTCGATGCTTTTTGTGAGGTTGCAAGTACTTGATTAAGATCGCTTAATGTACCTCTTAACGTCTCTTGCCTTGATAAATATGATGTATACTCTTCATAATTAGCACTTTTAGTCATTTTAAAATAGTTTGGTCGACTTCTTTCTGCAATTCCCATGTCATTAATACGTTTTTGTCTACATTCACTAGAACTACGAAAAGGTGATTTTATGCAATCAACATACACAAATTGTGTCCAGTCTGCTTTTTGTTTATTAAATTCTTCAACCCATTTAGTATCGGAAAAAGGTTGATTTAGCTCTGCCTGAGCGTTGGCTATCTCAGAATTTATAGTACTAATTTTATAAGGTGAAACATAATTACTAAAACTATTTTTAACCCCTTTTAACTCCACGCTGCCATCAGTAGCAGTGATATTGATACCGCCCGTAGGTGTTATTTTATCTTGATAACCTATTGTAACACTAGAAGAAACCGTACCATTTTGATGAGTTACTGTCGGACCACTTGATACTACGCGTATTGGAACTATGTTACCAGATATTAGATCACTGCCTTCAATCAATACACTTTTACCACTTAGATTGATATTACCAGCAGTGTTTAATTTGACTACTTGCTCAGAACCCAATCCTTGCGTTCCTTTATAACCTTTTAGATATAACTGACCTCCACGAGCCGCTAAGCTTAGATCTCCTGTTGCGTTTAAAGTAATGTTCTTTGGATCAATAGTTAGATTACCTGTACTACTAGTGATCGCTAAGTCACCGTCCAGCGTATTGACGGCCTTACCATCTATAAGTTTCTCTTTACTAGCAGCAAGTTTTGTATTACCCGTAGCATTAATGCGCATCTTATTTTGAACATACATGCTGTCGTCAAAATTTATGTTAGCATCTGAATTAATCAAAACAGCGCCGCCTGTAATATTCGCATTACGATAGCTTTGTGTTGAGTTACTATTAATGGATAATATTTCATCTGCCTGCAAAGTTGTAATGCCTTGATTAAATCCATGAAATATATTATTAGTCTTTGAATCAGTATATCCAGAAAGAAGATCACCGTTGGTTGTTAGTCGATCGCTACTATCTATCGCAAGATTCTTGCCTGCACTAATTTGACTGTTATTAAGCATCAGCACATTGCCAGACTTTAAAGTACTATTGGTTGTAGAAGTAACATTACTATTTAATACTTCAAGATAATTAGCAGCATCAACAATTAGTCCAATATCTGCACTGTTAGTCGCTGTCAGCTTAGTGTTTCTGAGACTGATGTCACCATTACGATTATTGAGGCCTCCAGCATCTTTAGGCGTTTTATCATTACTTGTTTTTAGCACAATGCCTTGGGCTTGAATATCATTATTGTTCAGCCTCAAACTTAAGTCACTACGCACAGTAATATTACCTGCGCTACTCAAACTAGTATCTACGATGTTTGTGTTTGATTTAGAAGTTACACTTGTACCTCCTGTTTGATTAATATTTTTAGCTGTCGTGGTCAACTGATCAATATTCGTATCATCTCCTGACTCAATAACAATGTTGTCTGCATTAAGCGTACTATTAAAAATATTAATGTTGTTTGTAGCAGCTAATATAGTGCTGTTAGCATTGGCTTTAAGACCATAGACATATAGCGCAGACTGGTTTGCTATAGCAGTAACCGCGCCTTTTTCACTGTCCAAAGTACTATTACCAACTGTAATATGTTGTCCTTGGCTTATGATATAAATACCGTCAGTAGCGTTAGCGATACTGTTTGAGACCGTTGCTCGTTTGCCTTCAACGGTGAGCTGCTTGCCTGCTGTGATCGGTTTGCTATTATTATTTAGCTGCGCATGCTCTCCTGCTTGTAGAGTGGCATTAGCAGTGACCTTTATACCACCCGTATTTTCAATTAGTGCATCACGAATAGCCTGTACTTTGAGCTCATTTGCATTAACTACGCGGCTACCTGACTTAATAATAGCATCACGACCACCACTGATAGCTAATGATTTTTGTGCGCTAAGCTGACTATTATTACTGATAGTCGTATCAGCAGTGGCAGAGGCGATATAGACATCACCGCGCCCAGTAACTGTTGCATTGTCAACCGTCGTGCCACTCTTTGAGCTAATGCTCAATGCCGCACTTCCAGCAGAAATGCTACTAGTATCTTTGAGTTGCGCATAGCGGTCTGCCTCTATTGAGATACCGCCGTTTGATGCGATAGCGCTTTTACTATCGACCGTCGTATCTAAAGTTGAATGGGTATAGATATTAGTTTGATCATCAACCGTTAAGTTACGCACATCGGAGCTATTAGATACTTTGAGACTGCCACCTGCATCGATACGTATGATGTCAGGCATCAGTTGTACTGCTGTGCCTGCATTATTCTTTTTGATAATGCCTTTATTGAGAGTAATGTCTTTATCGGCCTGCACGTCGATCATGCCATAGCTACTAATAATACCGCTATGCTCAATACTACCTGTGGTGCCTGTCGCATTGACACTGACTAAACTGGTTTGCGCTTTAGTGGTCTCTATAGCGCCTGTGTTCTCAATCTTACCTGAGGCGGTCAATACCACTTGCTGAGTCGCTTTTATATTACCCGCGTTTCTGACACCTAAGCCGCTCTCGTTTCCGATTAGGTTGATAGAATTGGCATAGATACCACCAAGCGTACTGACATCTACCGCTAAGGTTGGAGCAATGCCTGTACCTGTCGTTTTAGTCGCTGCGCCCGTGTCGTAATCTACGGTGTTGCTACCGACGACTATATCAACATCTTGAGTAGCATGGATCTGACCATTGATAACGACGGCTCTAGCTAATACGTCGACGTAATTAGCTTGGTTTTTGTTTTTGCCGTCATAAAGGACGCCACCAAGTGCGCTACCAGTTGCCGCATTATCAAACTGAACTGTACCTTGCTTTACATCGAAGCCGGTTAAATTGCCTGCGCTGTCAATCTTTGGCGTCCCTGTAGTCAAGGTGGCGCGATTGGCATTAATAAAACCGCCACCTTGTATCTGCAAGCCCGATGGACTAGCAATGACAATATCAGCTCGTTGGCCTGCCACTTCCAAGTTACCTTGGAATTTGGCAGGCGCATTACTGCGGACTTCATTTAAGATGGTATTGGCGACGTTTTTACCTAGGTACTGATTACCTGCGATAGTGCCTGCTAGCTGCGTATTCGCACCACCCATACTGTTATTAAGAATGGCACCATTGGAGCCGATATCGAACTGGTTATAAGTGTTGTGTGATAAGCCATTACTGTTAGGGGTACGGATATTGACAATGGGCGTGCCATTAGCTGCTTTGAGCAGAGCAGCACGCTGACTAGTAGGGATGTTACTAGCAGTATTTTGGATCTGACTAGTAGCGGCTTGTACTTGGGTATATACCATACTTTGACAGCACAATATAGCGACCACTAAACGAGATAAAGAACTTGAATTACTAGTAGCTATCTTTGTGTTTGACACATTATTACGACTACCATCTCCAGCCGTTTTACTGTTACTTTTGGCAGCCTCACTAACAACCATCATCATGCCACGGGCTTTGTTAAATACTACTCGGTAACAGTGTTTATTCATGTTTATAATCACTCTGGTATGTTAATGATGTTAGTAAATGTTACTAATTTTTTCAGATTGTAATCCTGAACTATTGTAAATACTAGCTTTATTTTCGTCTATTTCTATTTATTTTGTAGCGGGGTGGACAACCCTATATAAACAGGCATTTCAAAGACTTATGGGTACTGTAACCTACTTTAAAGTTATAAAAAAAGCCCACATGGCTGTAGGCTATTTTTATACAATTAATTTTTATTCTACACAGTCAAGGCGTGATACT
Proteins encoded in this window:
- a CDS encoding DUF637 domain-containing protein; this translates as MNKHCYRVVFNKARGMMMVVSEAAKSNSKTAGDGSRNNVSNTKIATSNSSSLSRLVVAILCCQSMVYTQVQAATSQIQNTASNIPTSQRAALLKAANGTPIVNIRTPNSNGLSHNTYNQFDIGSNGAILNNSMGGANTQLAGTIAGNQYLGKNVANTILNEVRSNAPAKFQGNLEVAGQRADIVIASPSGLQIQGGGFINANRATLTTGTPKIDSAGNLTGFDVKQGTVQFDNAATGSALGGVLYDGKNKNQANYVDVLARAVVINGQIHATQDVDIVVGSNTVDYDTGAATKTTGTGIAPTLAVDVSTLGGIYANSINLIGNESGLGVRNAGNIKATQQVVLTASGKIENTGAIETTKAQTSLVSVNATGTTGSIEHSGIISSYGMIDVQADKDITLNKGIIKKNNAGTAVQLMPDIIRIDAGGSLKVSNSSDVRNLTVDDQTNIYTHSTLDTTVDSKSAIASNGGISIEADRYAQLKDTSSISAGSAALSISSKSGTTVDNATVTGRGDVYIASATADTTISNNSQLSAQKSLAISGGRDAIIKSGSRVVNANELKVQAIRDALIENTGGIKVTANATLQAGEHAQLNNNSKPITAGKQLTVEGKRATVSNSIANATDGIYIISQGQHITVGNSTLDSEKGAVTAIANQSALYVYGLKANANSTILAATNNINIFNSTLNADNIVIESGDDTNIDQLTTTAKNINQTGGTSVTSKSNTNIVDTSLSSAGNITVRSDLSLRLNNNDIQAQGIVLKTSNDKTPKDAGGLNNRNGDISLRNTKLTATNSADIGLIVDAANYLEVLNSNVTSTTNSTLKSGNVLMLNNSQISAGKNLAIDSSDRLTTNGDLLSGYTDSKTNNIFHGFNQGITTLQADEILSINSNSTQSYRNANITGGAVLINSDANINFDDSMYVQNKMRINATGNTKLAASKEKLIDGKAVNTLDGDLAITSSTGNLTIDPKNITLNATGDLSLAARGGQLYLKGYKGTQGLGSEQVVKLNTAGNINLSGKSVLIEGSDLISGNIVPIRVVSSGPTVTHQNGTVSSSVTIGYQDKITPTGGINITATDGSVELKGVKNSFSNYVSPYKISTINSEIANAQAELNQPFSDTKWVEEFNKQKADWTQFVYVDCIKSPFRSSSECRQKRINDMGIAERSRPNYFKMTKSANYEEYTSYLSRQETLRGTLSDLNQVLATSQKASTGYEHKASSIVAGKDINITAKQGVLIEGADISSSLGGINILAEGNLAPIEVKDADDKTVGLNYDSIRITGLADIYQQGNINSKGEVTGNNYSYHQLINQPKLTADKNIIISAKGARPVNQASIVFIDNNAVVLNSADIKSYNGDVRIDAALGDINLEASQVAFMDGSQTTTTKRKWYGKKKTTTTTKTSFNTNAVTTDIAAKNIKLTAESDINIYGSELTADPKGTIGITAGRLNNLYKVEDRSVSETDIKSKSSFLGIRYNKNHTNDTRQELSQLPAVLAANSAALKSGGDTLIQGSIFNTENANTIQVGYGKYADANANVILQAITNQIKTTHTQDKESTLWMKTVKESDTVTAAQLPKFNQAPTITLPDGGSIIVDIPVEITIDRNKKAKEAISKSSEELGRIALELSKQPGYEYLAELDKNNDIDWQQVNLIQEHFAFEQEGLTPAAAALIAIAVTIALQGMDGGGIATSLLGQQSAVAATAATATSAATVGTASTVTTLGLAGNAAMATLASQAAVTLINNKGDISKTLKQLASSATIRSMATAALTAGIGAQLGLGSAATDPFNQKLVNAVGSGMTDAFVNAAINGVSLEDALKNSLRNALVDVFAAETFSSFVKGIDTNEFADNLAHKLVAAGVGCISASAKKQSCDAGALGAAIGEMLGDYLVDDPSKLTAKQKADIINASKLLAGSVALLTNVDVNTAANSAGMAVENNAVLAIPVVALVAVIGGIAYVVSVPANKQHEVARALYKLGSNTIALGKDFTNNTRLINTYMIGQIGSGINIHISPAGRIDPKSGILINPQQKNPFAGIPGLEIQDFNSVLNGLGKPISNNGVTILVKPSHAKNPSDYVIYNLSDTWSRGTHPSSEASLEKHFKDHGAEVGATDKEQYLRKAEGFKQNLRGATKSPVPGGTEGVIRHKKLDKYIDLAPDGTIISFGKS